One part of the Sorangiineae bacterium MSr11954 genome encodes these proteins:
- a CDS encoding CHAT domain-containing protein, producing MDPSTALRFFDGLRATFAELMERHDFRAAIPVGAELVAIAEEVEGPWSGMAAVAWNNLGSACQGAGNLQWARRAFHRAVDIHEAILGPQHPELAINLGNLGGLYRALGDFPHAIEFNARALTILESAYGANDERVGTTLNNLALAYMFSGDFVTPEPLLRNAIRIAKEASAMPELAASIKNLAEVLFGRGQYPDAAELYAEAQSLFREHLGDDHPLVATALVGYADARMREVERLPSPDAREEIYKRVEALLCSARTICEQRLGADHSQVAFVDSRLVALARARGRVDEALALARAIAQRLSDSMGPANPETLKQWNTVAVLCLEAGHLDEAERLHLETLEREERVFGQASRATLITLDNLMHVYLAQGKIEKAIITAENASRIEDPLIERVLRSSPDSARRAFLGAQAGARFMAILSLHVDFAPDDPAALSLALTTVLRRKGLALEASVDVMRALRQTFSPAAQRSFDAYRTAASELATLVLADRPSETERRRAIEQQLARIEEELSGESAAFRQAIAPPVTIDTVQKALADDAALIEFVIATPIGHRGTAIERMWDWSRARYVAYVLRSNAPPEFVELAPASLVDDLCRRFRKAIGARTPDAGVLARRLDELLMLPVRALLGQARLLHLSLEGPIHLIPFAALRDENNEPLLARYLINHVDRGRDILRFGARQPPREEAVIFAAPDFGVPNASSAFMPLAGTEAEARTVSAAMPRARLLTGKHATKAALAKVHGPRVVHLATHGVFRSGSERQTVFPDYDGMAVDAMARSGVVLAGVNTSFAEGYLSADEILGIDLIGTRVVVMSACGTGLIDRRTMDEIYGLRRALSIAGAQSQVLSLWKVHDFATAEFMAAYYGALSRGVTRAEALRSAQVLLMRHPEYADPVFWAAFISLGDVGAVDLNEPLQSSDSLP from the coding sequence ATGGACCCATCGACTGCCCTGCGCTTCTTCGATGGGCTCCGTGCGACGTTCGCGGAGCTCATGGAGAGGCACGACTTCCGCGCGGCGATTCCGGTAGGTGCGGAGCTCGTCGCCATCGCCGAGGAGGTGGAAGGGCCTTGGAGCGGTATGGCCGCTGTTGCTTGGAACAATTTGGGCTCCGCCTGTCAGGGTGCCGGTAACCTCCAATGGGCAAGACGTGCTTTTCACCGGGCTGTCGACATCCACGAAGCGATCTTAGGCCCGCAGCACCCGGAGTTGGCCATAAACCTGGGGAATCTCGGAGGGTTGTACCGTGCGCTGGGCGACTTTCCACACGCCATCGAATTCAACGCGAGGGCCCTGACCATTCTGGAGTCAGCTTACGGTGCCAATGATGAGCGGGTCGGCACCACGCTCAATAACCTGGCACTGGCGTATATGTTCAGCGGCGACTTCGTGACGCCCGAGCCGCTTCTCCGTAATGCTATAAGGATCGCGAAAGAGGCGTCCGCGATGCCCGAGCTGGCCGCTAGCATCAAGAACCTGGCCGAAGTGCTCTTCGGCCGCGGGCAGTATCCGGATGCCGCCGAGCTTTATGCGGAGGCACAGTCTCTCTTCAGAGAGCACCTTGGTGACGACCATCCTCTGGTCGCGACCGCGCTCGTAGGGTACGCCGATGCTCGCATGCGTGAAGTAGAACGCCTTCCGTCACCCGACGCACGCGAAGAGATCTACAAGAGGGTGGAGGCTCTGCTGTGCAGCGCGCGGACCATCTGCGAGCAGCGATTGGGAGCAGATCATTCCCAAGTCGCGTTCGTCGACAGTCGATTGGTCGCCCTCGCGCGGGCACGCGGCCGTGTCGACGAAGCGCTCGCTCTTGCACGGGCGATTGCGCAGAGGCTCTCGGATAGCATGGGCCCCGCCAATCCCGAGACCCTCAAGCAGTGGAACACGGTCGCGGTGCTTTGCCTCGAGGCCGGCCATCTCGACGAAGCGGAGCGTCTCCATCTTGAAACGCTCGAAAGGGAGGAGCGTGTCTTTGGCCAGGCCTCGCGAGCCACGTTGATAACTCTCGATAACTTGATGCACGTATACCTCGCCCAGGGGAAGATCGAAAAAGCGATCATCACCGCCGAGAACGCGAGCAGGATCGAGGACCCGCTCATCGAGCGCGTCTTGCGCTCATCACCCGATAGCGCCCGGCGAGCATTCCTAGGAGCTCAAGCTGGTGCACGCTTCATGGCGATCCTTTCGCTCCACGTCGATTTCGCGCCGGACGACCCGGCCGCCCTCTCGCTCGCGCTAACCACCGTACTGCGGCGCAAAGGTCTCGCCTTGGAGGCTTCCGTCGACGTGATGCGGGCGCTGCGTCAGACATTTTCTCCCGCGGCGCAGAGGTCGTTCGATGCATATCGCACGGCCGCGTCGGAGCTCGCGACCCTGGTACTCGCCGATCGCCCGAGCGAGACCGAGCGGCGGCGCGCGATCGAACAGCAACTCGCCCGCATCGAGGAGGAGCTTTCGGGTGAGAGCGCAGCGTTTCGGCAAGCAATCGCACCACCCGTAACCATCGACACCGTTCAAAAAGCGCTTGCGGATGACGCGGCGCTGATCGAATTCGTGATTGCCACGCCGATTGGCCATCGCGGAACCGCCATCGAACGAATGTGGGACTGGAGTCGCGCGAGGTACGTGGCTTACGTGCTCCGCTCGAATGCCCCACCCGAGTTCGTAGAGCTCGCGCCGGCGAGCCTCGTGGACGATCTATGCAGGCGCTTTCGGAAGGCGATCGGCGCGCGTACACCCGACGCTGGAGTCTTGGCGCGTCGGCTCGACGAGCTCCTCATGCTGCCTGTGCGCGCACTCCTCGGCCAGGCGAGGTTGCTGCATCTCTCACTCGAGGGGCCGATTCATTTGATTCCGTTTGCGGCTCTTCGAGATGAAAACAACGAGCCGCTATTGGCGCGGTACCTAATCAATCATGTCGACCGCGGGCGGGACATTTTGCGCTTTGGCGCGAGGCAGCCGCCGCGAGAGGAAGCAGTCATCTTCGCCGCCCCCGATTTCGGCGTCCCCAACGCAAGCAGCGCGTTCATGCCTCTGGCCGGGACTGAAGCAGAAGCGCGCACGGTCTCCGCCGCGATGCCACGGGCGCGCTTGCTGACCGGAAAGCACGCGACCAAAGCCGCCTTGGCGAAGGTCCACGGACCGCGCGTGGTGCATCTGGCGACGCACGGGGTCTTTCGCTCGGGCAGCGAGAGGCAGACGGTGTTTCCGGATTACGACGGAATGGCGGTGGACGCGATGGCACGGTCGGGCGTGGTGCTGGCCGGTGTGAACACGAGCTTCGCCGAAGGGTATTTGTCCGCAGACGAAATCCTTGGAATCGATTTGATAGGCACCCGCGTGGTCGTGATGTCGGCCTGCGGTACGGGTCTGATCGATCGGCGTACGATGGACGAAATCTACGGGCTCCGGCGCGCGCTGTCCATCGCCGGCGCGCAGAGTCAGGTACTCAGCCTCTGGAAAGTGCACGACTTTGCAACCGCAGAGTTTATGGCGGCCTACTACGGCGCGCTCTCGCGCGGCGTGACGCGCGCCGAGGCGTTGCGAAGCGCGCAGGTGTTGCTTATGCGGCACCCGGAGTATGCAGATCCGGTTTTTTGGGCAGCGTTCATCTCTTTGGGAGACGTCGGTGCCGTCGATTTGAACGAGCCCCTGCAAAGTTCCGATTCTCTGCCTTAG
- a CDS encoding serine protease has protein sequence MNNGHFENIDKTETTSTDERVVDELGGQESSEEASGEGAEANAHAPVAYTIRTALGTSPKQGDEGNGETDEGFAFRFGPASVDFEPGVESGSSEESQFEAVEGWDESSLTEAAAEEAAEEAAVDAWYAEATKAEQEEFFAFMAPLVLPLVKSAIPALAGAAVRNLPKLVGPVMQRLGGRRRSIRRGTETTREEANVVDEAALDAIVQQLEVIIGKDDRVQIVNSNAVPWKRICHLQIESADGGRFLGSGALVGPRTVVTAGHCVYMHTQGGWARSITVTPGRNGSNNSFGQCKAVGLRSVRGWVNMRKREYDYAAIILPYDYAKKQRPSAFGFATYSDTVLKSARLNLAGYPGDRPAGTIWYHGRKAKAVKSQTLIYDIDSMGGQSGSPVWVRLNEKRIMVGIHTNGSPNGNSATRITQPVFENLQRWRKEGL, from the coding sequence ATGAATAATGGACATTTCGAAAATATCGATAAAACCGAAACAACGAGCACCGACGAACGTGTGGTTGATGAGTTGGGTGGACAAGAAAGCTCGGAGGAAGCCTCGGGCGAGGGGGCTGAAGCCAACGCGCACGCGCCGGTCGCATATACGATTCGCACGGCGCTCGGTACAAGCCCGAAGCAGGGCGACGAGGGCAACGGCGAGACGGACGAAGGCTTTGCGTTCCGTTTCGGTCCGGCAAGTGTCGACTTCGAACCTGGTGTCGAGAGTGGGTCTAGCGAGGAGAGCCAATTCGAAGCCGTCGAGGGTTGGGACGAATCATCCCTGACGGAAGCGGCGGCTGAGGAAGCAGCCGAAGAGGCGGCCGTAGACGCGTGGTACGCCGAGGCGACGAAAGCAGAACAGGAGGAGTTCTTCGCATTCATGGCACCACTAGTTTTACCTCTGGTGAAGTCCGCGATTCCAGCGCTTGCAGGAGCTGCGGTGCGGAACCTGCCGAAGCTCGTCGGCCCGGTGATGCAGCGGCTCGGTGGTCGCCGACGGTCGATACGGCGCGGCACCGAGACGACACGGGAGGAGGCGAACGTCGTTGACGAGGCGGCGCTGGACGCGATTGTCCAGCAATTGGAGGTCATCATCGGCAAGGACGACCGTGTGCAAATCGTGAATAGCAACGCCGTCCCGTGGAAGCGTATTTGCCACCTGCAAATCGAGTCGGCAGACGGCGGTCGATTTCTCGGTTCGGGGGCGCTGGTAGGCCCGCGGACTGTCGTCACCGCTGGTCACTGCGTCTACATGCACACGCAGGGAGGTTGGGCCCGATCGATTACGGTCACCCCCGGGCGCAACGGGAGCAATAATTCATTTGGACAGTGCAAGGCGGTCGGACTGCGGTCGGTGCGCGGCTGGGTCAATATGCGCAAACGAGAATACGACTACGCAGCCATTATCCTGCCGTATGACTATGCGAAGAAGCAACGGCCGAGCGCCTTCGGCTTCGCGACTTATTCGGACACCGTGCTCAAGAGCGCGAGGCTAAACCTGGCAGGGTATCCTGGTGACAGGCCGGCCGGGACCATATGGTATCATGGACGCAAGGCCAAGGCAGTAAAGTCACAAACACTAATATACGACATTGATTCGATGGGTGGACAGTCTGGCAGCCCAGTCTGGGTCCGGCTCAACGAGAAACGGATCATGGTCGGCATTCATACCAACGGCTCGCCCAATGGAAATTCGGCAACGCGCATCACTCAGCCAGTTTTCGAGAACCTGCAGCGTTGGAGAAAAGAAGGACTGTAA
- a CDS encoding carboxypeptidase-like regulatory domain-containing protein has product MGMILGKVTTTGNQPIADAVIVVISGPTHPELAASSDERGTFRLSNLSQGDYVIQAGADGYVSARGRVCVYVAGVTRGRIVLQEDAPEID; this is encoded by the coding sequence ATGGGCATGATTTTGGGTAAAGTCACGACCACGGGAAATCAGCCGATCGCTGATGCGGTGATCGTCGTGATATCCGGACCGACCCACCCCGAGCTGGCCGCCTCGAGTGATGAGCGCGGCACCTTCCGGCTCAGCAACCTGAGCCAAGGGGATTACGTCATCCAAGCAGGTGCCGATGGCTATGTTTCCGCCCGCGGGCGCGTGTGCGTATACGTCGCGGGGGTCACACGCGGTCGTATCGTGCTCCAAGAGGACGCTCCGGAGATCGATTGA
- a CDS encoding DUF6345 domain-containing protein, with translation MKWLRTGAGAALIAAATGACAVEDRQQEQKEDVDSAKIAWSSLSNVQVGVRCQQEYQNNWQKDVGNNDVWRRCDNFYNGMGWARRGFQYNLHGAAAGFHTPDTCGWACGFVDSVDFFYMNTHGGSNASSSFFAMWDQNSYAITANMRLGASSRQNMVFTTFACDTHAFDANTWTRWRRAFEGGLVMTLGGHHKLFSGNAQSATEFASRMWDGEPIDRAWLESTWYADNSNTPASINTGVNQADCSWRKDNVRASNLLETIPLRDGRIDWWCQRQWNCRAKWESFDTLDSHQGLYCSPPRLTRNKILRAPMRTRSVRCSEE, from the coding sequence ATGAAGTGGTTACGAACTGGCGCCGGCGCGGCCTTGATTGCCGCAGCGACGGGCGCTTGTGCAGTAGAAGACCGACAACAGGAACAAAAGGAGGACGTCGACAGCGCCAAGATCGCCTGGAGCTCGCTCTCGAATGTGCAGGTCGGAGTTCGATGCCAACAGGAATATCAGAATAATTGGCAGAAGGACGTCGGCAACAACGACGTGTGGCGCCGGTGCGATAATTTCTACAATGGGATGGGCTGGGCCCGGCGTGGCTTCCAGTACAATCTCCACGGAGCGGCCGCCGGATTTCACACTCCGGACACATGTGGATGGGCGTGCGGCTTCGTCGACTCGGTCGACTTTTTTTACATGAATACTCACGGCGGCAGCAATGCTTCGTCCTCGTTCTTCGCAATGTGGGACCAAAATAGTTACGCCATCACTGCGAACATGCGATTGGGCGCGTCGAGCCGTCAAAACATGGTCTTTACGACGTTCGCTTGCGATACTCACGCATTCGACGCAAACACGTGGACTCGATGGCGCCGTGCGTTCGAAGGAGGGCTCGTGATGACCTTGGGCGGACATCACAAACTATTTTCAGGGAACGCGCAGTCAGCTACGGAGTTTGCTTCCCGCATGTGGGACGGGGAGCCCATCGACCGCGCATGGCTCGAATCGACGTGGTACGCCGATAACAGCAATACGCCCGCCAGCATCAATACGGGTGTCAACCAGGCGGATTGTTCGTGGCGAAAAGACAACGTTCGGGCCAGTAACCTGCTCGAGACCATACCGTTGCGCGATGGGCGAATTGATTGGTGGTGTCAACGACAATGGAATTGTCGTGCCAAATGGGAATCGTTCGATACATTGGACTCGCATCAGGGCTTGTATTGCTCCCCGCCGCGGCTCACTCGAAACAAAATTTTGCGCGCACCGATGAGAACGCGATCCGTTCGATGCAGCGAGGAATGA
- the lepB gene encoding signal peptidase I: MSSSAHEQDDASNERQRGDEELGVAQARGSEGPSSEPPPPPSMGMGGRSVSPDDGPSSSRLLRSLYFGGWFVLVPLLLACLTIWALTPQSGLDHEGILGWIETGVREQPVPIGIALFAVFEMAIYAIRFRLPLSRHAHPPLREDIPEGLRTTFERARGLLDEAEVILARNEKAIARDLSLKERDKLRAELERLRDTMKATPFHEESFLEALVLADGEVDVRLGRWRKSEVREYVESILVAVAVAMALRAFVVEAFKIPSGSMIPTLMVGDHIFVNKFTYGPSIPWTHARVWKSLPPNRGDVMVFAFPEHPEQDFIKRVIALPGDRLEAKGGHPWINGWEVPHCLVGVYSYSEFDTPTGRREGDLFVEYLGDETYLTLYDHMGGSPDPQGPYFAKSGEVWVMGDNRNNSHDSRLWFGGQGGGVPYENIRGRALFVWFSVSDSGMAWSRLGATVMGRPRLPVHTPSLDAGLAKCLRERPAQTNPPPPGPMKGELQTRTGGREFDAP, encoded by the coding sequence ATGAGTTCCTCCGCGCACGAACAAGACGACGCTTCCAACGAGCGACAGCGCGGCGACGAGGAGCTCGGCGTCGCCCAGGCGCGGGGCAGTGAAGGCCCATCGAGCGAACCGCCGCCCCCCCCATCCATGGGCATGGGCGGCCGTTCGGTGAGCCCCGACGACGGACCGTCCTCCTCGCGGCTCCTTCGCTCCCTTTACTTCGGCGGCTGGTTCGTCCTCGTCCCGCTGCTTCTAGCGTGTTTGACGATCTGGGCGCTGACCCCGCAGAGCGGGCTGGACCACGAGGGCATTCTCGGCTGGATCGAGACCGGCGTCCGTGAGCAGCCCGTTCCCATCGGCATCGCGCTCTTTGCCGTCTTCGAGATGGCCATCTACGCGATTCGCTTCCGGCTGCCGCTCTCGCGGCACGCCCATCCGCCCTTGCGCGAGGACATCCCCGAGGGGCTGCGCACCACCTTCGAGCGCGCCCGCGGTCTGCTGGACGAGGCCGAGGTGATCCTCGCCCGAAACGAGAAGGCCATCGCGCGCGATCTCTCGTTGAAGGAGCGCGACAAGCTGCGGGCGGAGCTCGAGCGCCTGCGCGACACCATGAAGGCCACCCCGTTCCACGAGGAGAGCTTCCTCGAGGCGCTGGTGCTCGCCGACGGCGAGGTCGACGTGCGCCTCGGTCGCTGGCGCAAGAGCGAGGTGCGCGAGTACGTCGAGTCGATCCTGGTGGCCGTCGCGGTGGCGATGGCGCTGCGCGCGTTCGTGGTCGAAGCGTTCAAGATCCCCAGCGGCTCGATGATCCCGACGTTGATGGTGGGCGACCACATCTTCGTGAACAAGTTCACCTACGGTCCGTCGATCCCGTGGACGCACGCGCGGGTGTGGAAGAGCCTTCCGCCCAACCGCGGTGACGTGATGGTCTTCGCGTTCCCCGAGCACCCCGAGCAGGACTTCATCAAGCGCGTGATCGCGCTCCCCGGTGATCGGCTCGAGGCCAAGGGCGGCCACCCTTGGATCAACGGGTGGGAGGTTCCGCACTGCCTGGTGGGCGTCTACTCGTACAGCGAGTTCGACACGCCGACGGGCCGCCGCGAGGGCGATCTGTTCGTGGAGTACTTGGGCGACGAGACGTACCTGACCCTCTACGATCACATGGGCGGAAGCCCCGATCCGCAGGGGCCTTACTTCGCCAAGTCGGGCGAGGTCTGGGTGATGGGCGACAACCGCAACAACAGCCACGACTCGCGCCTGTGGTTCGGTGGCCAAGGCGGGGGCGTTCCGTACGAGAACATCCGCGGGCGCGCGCTCTTCGTGTGGTTCAGCGTGTCGGACTCGGGCATGGCCTGGTCGCGTTTGGGCGCCACCGTGATGGGGCGGCCGCGTCTGCCGGTGCACACGCCGTCGCTCGATGCGGGCCTCGCCAAGTGCTTGCGCGAGCGTCCGGCGCAGACGAACCCTCCTCCTCCCGGCCCGATGAAGGGCGAGCTGCAAACGCGCACCGGCGGCAGGGAGTTCGACGCGCCATAG
- a CDS encoding NAD(P)-dependent glycerol-3-phosphate dehydrogenase, translated as MGKVAVLGAGAWGTALGKVLAEKGDRVVIWSRRADLAEQINQTRENGRYLPGAPLPATLEATSDMAGAIDGCDMIVFVAPSHATRDVARLAARHIREDVLVVSATKGIENDTLEFMDEVLVHELPAHVAPNLAFLSGPSFAKELAAHLPTAVVIAARDESVRHRVMQRFHMPYLRLYASDDVVGVECGGALKNVIALAAGAVDGLGLGHNTRAALITRGLAEIARLSMARGGSALTLAGLAGMGDLVLTCTGELSRNRTVGMELGRGRKLTDILRSLGHVAEGVRTTKSARDLSVKLGVDMPITREVYNVLYQGKSVEKGVVDLMSLPLGPEFSPTGN; from the coding sequence ATGGGCAAAGTAGCGGTCCTGGGGGCGGGTGCGTGGGGCACCGCGCTCGGTAAAGTATTGGCTGAAAAAGGAGATCGCGTCGTCATCTGGAGCCGTCGCGCCGATCTCGCCGAGCAGATCAACCAGACGCGCGAGAATGGCCGGTACCTCCCCGGCGCACCGCTCCCCGCTACCTTGGAGGCCACCAGTGACATGGCCGGCGCCATCGATGGCTGTGACATGATCGTCTTCGTGGCTCCCAGCCATGCCACGAGGGACGTGGCGCGCCTCGCGGCCCGTCACATACGCGAGGACGTGCTGGTGGTGAGCGCCACCAAAGGCATCGAGAACGACACCTTGGAGTTCATGGACGAGGTGTTGGTCCACGAGCTGCCGGCCCATGTGGCCCCCAACCTCGCCTTTTTGAGCGGCCCGAGCTTCGCCAAGGAGCTGGCGGCCCATCTGCCGACCGCGGTGGTCATCGCCGCGCGCGACGAGAGCGTCCGGCATCGGGTCATGCAGCGCTTCCACATGCCCTACCTTCGCCTCTACGCCAGCGACGACGTGGTGGGCGTCGAGTGCGGCGGCGCGCTCAAGAACGTCATCGCGCTGGCGGCCGGCGCCGTCGATGGGCTCGGGCTCGGCCACAACACGCGCGCGGCGCTCATCACCCGCGGCCTCGCCGAGATCGCGCGCCTGTCGATGGCGCGCGGCGGCTCGGCGCTCACCTTGGCGGGGCTCGCGGGCATGGGCGACTTGGTGCTCACCTGCACCGGCGAGCTCTCGCGCAACCGCACGGTGGGCATGGAGCTCGGCCGAGGGCGCAAGCTCACCGACATCCTCCGCTCGCTCGGACACGTCGCCGAGGGTGTGCGCACCACCAAAAGCGCGCGCGATCTGAGCGTGAAGCTCGGAGTCGATATGCCGATCACGCGCGAGGTCTACAACGTGCTTTACCAAGGGAAATCGGTCGAGAAGGGCGTGGTCGATCTGATGTCGCTCCCGCTCGGACCCGAATTTTCACCGACGGGCAATTGA